From Wolbachia endosymbiont (group A) of Longitarsus flavicornis, the proteins below share one genomic window:
- a CDS encoding dihydroorotase, which yields MTQTWNLLQTGQKEGYKIAYTNARIIDPETKLDIKGSLLTEGDKIVDFGESLFSTSGVDETIDCKGLVLMPGLIDIHVHFREPGQEHKETIYTGSKSAAAGGVTTVVCQPNTAPAIDSVVLAKYLKYRAFETSHVNVEFYAKITTSEEHLTEMALLKEAGAVGFTDDGMPVMNPMIMRQALLYSSMLGVPIAQHAEDLNLSAGGAINEGKISEELGVKGILSASESVMVSRDILLMKDMENVHYHILHVSSKDSLDAIKRAKDLGLNVTCEVTPHHFTLTEDIVKQHGAIAKMNPPLRTEEDRLAMIEGLKTGVIDCIATDHAPHDRSSKDLPLENAAFGIVGLETMLPLSLELYHSGQMGLLDVLAKLTYKPADIIHIPRGRIQKNLAADLILVDLNHEWEIKTDNFASKSKNSPFDGRKVKGHIVRTVVSGKTVYSQKPPLIIPVPPIQVA from the coding sequence ATGACACAGACTTGGAATTTGTTACAAACAGGGCAAAAGGAAGGCTATAAAATTGCGTATACTAATGCTCGTATTATCGACCCGGAAACTAAACTTGATATAAAAGGTTCGCTATTGACTGAAGGGGATAAAATTGTTGATTTTGGCGAATCATTATTTTCAACAAGTGGAGTTGACGAAACAATAGACTGTAAAGGGCTTGTTCTAATGCCAGGCCTTATTGACATTCACGTACATTTTCGTGAACCAGGGCAGGAACATAAAGAAACTATATATACAGGTAGCAAATCTGCAGCTGCGGGAGGTGTTACAACTGTAGTTTGTCAGCCGAACACTGCTCCAGCAATTGATAGCGTTGTTTTGGCTAAATATTTGAAATATAGAGCATTTGAAACTTCGCATGTGAATGTTGAATTTTACGCTAAAATCACCACTTCGGAAGAACACCTGACTGAAATGGCACTTTTAAAGGAAGCAGGTGCGGTTGGGTTCACTGATGATGGCATGCCAGTTATGAACCCAATGATTATGAGACAGGCGCTGCTTTATTCAAGCATGCTGGGTGTTCCTATTGCTCAACATGCAGAAGATTTAAATTTATCAGCAGGTGGTGCAATCAACGAAGGTAAAATTTCTGAAGAATTGGGAGTAAAGGGAATCTTGAGTGCATCAGAATCGGTTATGGTAAGTCGCGATATACTGCTCATGAAAGATATGGAGAATGTGCACTACCATATTTTACATGTCTCTTCAAAAGATTCACTTGATGCTATTAAACGTGCAAAAGATTTGGGATTAAATGTTACGTGCGAAGTAACCCCTCATCACTTCACTTTGACTGAAGATATAGTAAAACAACATGGGGCAATTGCAAAAATGAACCCGCCACTTCGCACTGAAGAAGATCGTTTAGCTATGATTGAAGGTTTAAAGACAGGTGTGATTGACTGCATTGCAACCGATCACGCTCCGCATGATCGTAGTTCTAAAGATCTGCCACTTGAAAATGCTGCATTTGGTATTGTTGGTCTTGAAACAATGCTGCCCCTTTCACTTGAACTCTATCACAGTGGGCAAATGGGTCTACTTGATGTGCTCGCAAAATTGACATATAAGCCTGCAGATATAATACACATACCACGTGGTCGTATACAAAAAAACCTTGCTGCAGACTTAATTTTAGTTGACCTCAATCATGAATGGGAAATTAAAACTGACAACTTTGCTAGTAAATCAAAGAATTCCCCTTTCGATGGTCGCAAAGTAAAAGGACACATAGTACGCACTGTTGTGTCCGGCAAAACTGTATACTCACAGAAGCCCCCTCTCATCATTCCAGTACCCCCCATCCAAGTAGCGTGA